A window of the Artemia franciscana chromosome 3, ASM3288406v1, whole genome shotgun sequence genome harbors these coding sequences:
- the LOC136025428 gene encoding hematopoietic prostaglandin D synthase-like (The sequence of the model RefSeq protein was modified relative to this genomic sequence to represent the inferred CDS: added 16 bases not found in genome assembly), translating to MAKNYKLIYFNLRGKAEHIRLIFVHGNIQYEDVRVEFSEWPALKPKAPFGQLPYLEADGKQLAQSNAIARFVSKQCNLMPSSDWEQAQADELAELFDDIKEPTRAVNPLREKDEAKRKSLIPDILATVSPLLDKVEARLAANPSGWLVGNKISWIDFLFFSSTEYFIAVFGKEPFAKYTHQKALFKKIKEIPQIATYLTTRKETIL from the exons ATGGCCAAAAATTAtaagcttatatattttaacttgAGAGGAAAAGCAGAGCATATTCGTCTTATTTTTGTCCATGGAAATATACAGTACGAAGATGTTAGAGTTGAATTTTCGGAATGGCCAGCACTTAAACCTA aagcGCCATTTGGACAACTGCCCTATCTCGAAGCTGATGGCAAACAGTTAGCCCAATCAAATGCTATTGCAAGATTCGTATCAAAACAGTGCAATTTAATGCCTTCCTCAGACTGGGAACAAGCACAAGCCGACGAATTGGCAGAACTATTCGATGACATTAAGGAGC CAACAAGGGCAGTAAACCCTCTACGCGAAAAGGACGAAGCGAAAAGAAAATCATTAATTCCTGATATATTGGCTACGGTTTCACCATTGCTAGACAAAGTGGAAGCCCGTCTTGCTGCCAATCCTAGTGGGTG atttcctggattgattttctgtttttctcgtCAACAGAATATTTCATCGCTGTATTTGGAAAAGAGCCCTTTGCTAAATACACCCATCAAAAGGCACTATTCAAGAAGATCAAAGAAATACCTCAAATAGCTACTTATCTCACTACCAGAAAGGAAACTATTTTATAA